The following DNA comes from Winogradskyella sp. PG-2.
TTTCAGATTCTAAAAAGACTTCCAACTAAAAAAATCCATACCTTAGCACTTCTTATTTCTTAAAAGAATGCAAAGACGATTTTTAGATTACTTAATTATAACTTTTAAAGGCATTGCTATGGGAGCTGCAGATGTTGTTCCTGGTGTTTCCGGTGGAACAATTGCCTTTATTTCAGGTATTTACGAAGAACTCATAGAAAGCATTGATAAAGTTAGTTTAGGAGTTTTTAAAGTATGGAAAAAAGAGGGCTTTAAAACCGTATGGAACTCTATAAATGGCAACTTTTTATTGGCACTATTCTCTGGTATAACCATAAGTATTTTATCTCTAGCCAAATTAATAAAATGGCTATTACACAATGAACCAATCTTATTATGGTCATTCTTTTTTGGATTAGTTTTAGCGAGCATATTATATATCGCAAAACAAATAAAAGATTGGTCTTTAAAAATTTTATTGGCTATTATTTTGACCTCAGTCCTATCGTATTTTATAACTCTTGCAGAACCATTTGCTTCACCAGATAGCTCAATATATTTATTGTTTTGTGGTTTCATAGCAATAATAGCTATGATTTTACCTGGTGTTTCTGGTGCATTTATTTTATTAATATTAGGCGCATATCAAACTGCAATTGACACCATTAATAATTTAATAGAAGGCTTGACCACGGGAAATATGGATCTTTTTAAAGATGCATTATTAAAATTTTTCCTTTTAGCTATAGGAGCAGTAATTGGGTTAAAAGTTTTTTCGAAAACTTTAAACTGGATGTTTAAACATCTAAAGAATTTGACCTTAGCTATATTGACTGGTTTTATGATTGGGTCACTAAATAAAATATGGCCTTGGAAAGAAGTTTTAAAAACACGAGTAAACTCTGAAGGGGAAACTGTAACCTTACTAGATAAAAGTATTCTTCCATCATCTTACAGCGGAGATAACCAAATACTTATGGCTCTAACATTTATAGTTATAGGTTTTGCAGCAATACTTATTTTAGAAAACTTAGGAAAACAAAAAAGTAAAGCCTAATGCATAGCACAAGAAACCTAAAAGATCGTATATTCTTGGTCATAAAGGGTTTGGCTATGGGAGCTGCAAATAAAGTACCAGGCGTTTCAGGAGGTGTTGTTGCTTTTGTTGCTGGCTTTTACGAAGAATTTATTTATTCTTTACAACGCGTTAATAGAACCGCGTTCAAGCTCTTCTTTAATGGTCGTTTCAAAAGTTTTTATCGTTATATAAATGGTAAATTTTTAGGATTATTATTCTTAGGAATGGTTGTTAGTTACTTCAGTGTTTCTAAAATTCTCAATTACCTTATTGTTAATTACGAACTCTATGTTTGGAGTACTTTTTTCGGAATGATTTTAGGCTCAATTTACTACATCAGTAAAGATTTTAAGGATTGGAATAGAAACACAATTACTGCCATTATATTGGGAGCTGTAGTGGGAATAAGTATTAGTTTTCTAGATCCTGCAATGGAAAATGACAACTTATCATTTGTGTTTTTCTGTGGAATCATAAGTGTATCTGGCATGACATTACCTGGTTTTTCCGGGTCCTTTATTCTTATTTTATTAGGTAATTATGTCTTGCTTCTTGTAGATTCAGTAAATGCGCTTTATGATTCAATTTTTGATGTTTTTAAAGGAGATTTTGAGTTCATTAAGAATGAAGTACGTATGAGAATGCTAAAGGTTTTAGCAGTTTTTACTTTAGGCTCAGTTGCTGGCTTAGTTACCTTTTCTCATATTCTTAACTACATACTAAAACATTATAAAAGTATTACCATGGCGACCATAGTTGGTTTTATTATTGGTTCACTTGGTGTGGTTTGGCCATGGAAAAGAACCGATTTCAAAATTGCGGAAGACGGTTCATTTCTTTTAGATTCTACTGGAAAGCAAATCATTGAAAATTACACACGTTTTTTTCCAGAATTCAACACCCAAACTTATATTGCAATTGCTTATATTGCCCTAGGAATCCTGATAGTTTTAGGATTAGAATGGTATGGACGACAGACAAAACAAATCAAAGCTTAAATTTGGACTGGTAGGAAGAGATATTTCTTATTCTTTTTCTAGAAGCTATTTTGCTAATAAATTTAGATCAGAAAATTTACAACACACCTATGTTAATTTCGATTTAAAATCTATTAATGAGCTTGATAGCATTATTAAAAGCACTCCGAACTTAAAAGGTCTTAATGTTACTATTCCTTATAAAGAGGAAGTTATGCCAATACTTGATGATATAAATAAACGTGCTAAAAAAATTGGGGCTGTTAACACGATTAGAATTACACGCTATCAAAAATTGATTGGTTACAATACAGATTATTATGGGTTTAAAAATTCATTAAAACCGTATTTAAAAAAGCACCATAAAAGAGCACTAATATTAGGAACTGGAGGTGCTTCTAAAGCTATAGCATATGCTCTAAAAAAACTGAAGATTGATTATGATTATGTGTCTCGTTCTGAAAAGGAAGGTGTGAAATTTTTGTATTCAGATTTAACAAACGAGATTATTTCAACATACAACATAATTATTAATTGTACTCCTATTGGCACATTTCCAAATGTAAATGAATGTCCAGATATCCCATATGAAGCCATTACTGACAAGCACATTTTATATGATCTCATTTATAATCCTGAACAAACAAAGTTTCTTAGTTGCGGAGATATGAAAGGAGCTTCTACAATTAATGGGCTAGAAATGCTTCGATTACAGGCAGAAAAATCATGGGAAATTTGGAATAAGTCATAAAATTCTTATAAAAACATAAGTGATAAAGGTATTTCCGAATATATTTCGGCATTTGTTACTATCTTTATATTCGCACAAAAAACATGACATATGTCTGAGAATGATAACCTGCTAGAAGCAGACGGAAAAAACGAAGTAGAATCTAAAGAGACTGCTCCTACACAAGAAACAACTAATGAACTTGAAAATGTAATTGAAGTTAAAGTTGAAAAAACTGAAGCTGAATTGGAAACAACATCTGAACTATTAGATGCTGAAGAAAAACCTGAAACGGAAGCTGAAAAAATAGATCATGTAGATGAGATTGAAGCCTCTAATGCAGAAGATGCAGAAGATGAGTCAAACGCTGAACGTCACGAGCTTGAAGAAAAAGATTACCATGCAATGACTATGGATCAGTTAGTAACTGAATTCAATATGCTTTTAAAGCATCAAAAGGTTCAAACAATTTCTAAGCATATTAATGAAATTAAGGGAGAATTCAATTCTAAATTTAGCGCGCTTCTTGATGAGAAAAAAGAAGAGTTCATCAATGAAGGTGGTAAAGAAATCGATTTTTACTATATCAATGATACTAAGAAGTTATTCAACTCTCTTTATAAAGAATACAAACAATCTATAAATTCATATTACAAGGATCGCGAACAAAATCTAAAGCAAAACCTTGAAAACAGATTACAAATTATAGAGGATATAAAAGGTTTACTTAATGTTGAAGAAAACATGGGTACAACCTATAAAACTTTTAAAGAATTACAAGAAAAATGGCGTAATGCTGGTCCTATACCAAGAGATAAGTATAATAATGCTTGGAATACATATCATCATCATGTAGAACGTTTTTACGACTTCTTGCATCTCAATAATGATTTGCGAGACATGGATTTTAAACACAACTTAGACCAAAAACTAAAAATCATTGAGCGTGCTGAAGAGTTAGCAAAAGATGAGAATACTAATCGTTCATTTAGAGAATTACAAGTCCTACATAAACTTTGGAAAGAAGAACTTGGACCTGTAGGTAAAGCGCATAGAGAAGTCATTTGGGAACGTTTTAGTGCGGCAACTAAAACAATACATGATAAGCGCCAAGCCTATTATGCGGATATGGATAAAGCCCATGAAAAAAACCTTGAACGTAAAGAAGAAATTATAGCACAAATAAATGCTGTAAATGAAGATTCTACAAGTTCTCATAGTATATGGCAGAAAAAAATAAAGACCGTAGAGCAACTTCGTGAAGATTTCTTTAATGCTGGTAAAGTACCTCTTAAAGTTAATGAAGCAACTTGGGCAAAATTCAAAGATTCAGTTAGAACTTTTAATCGTGGTAAAAATAAATTTTATAAAGAGTTAAAAAAAGATCAATACGAAAACCTAAGCAAGAAAAAGGATTTAATAAAAATAGCAGAAGATAATAAAGACAGTGAAGATTTCACAACTGTGACGCCTTTGATGAAGAAAATCCAGAATGAATGGAAAAAAATCGGACACGTCCCAAGACGTGATAGTGATAAAATATGGAAGCAATTTAAAGGAGCTTGTAATCACTATTTTGATAGAATGCATGCTGAACGTAAAGCTAAAGATCAGCACTTATATGATGCATTTGATAAGAAAACAAAACTTCTAGACGGTTTGAAAGCTTTAGAGTTATCCGAAGATCCAAAAGCTGATATACAAATTTTACAAGCTAAAATTTCTGAGTGGAAAGACGTTGGGTATGTACCACAGAACAAACGTTATATTGATGGTAAATTTTACAAAGCCATTGATGATGCTTTTGATAAACTAAAAATGGATAAGTCTAAATTAGAGATGATAAAGTTTGAAAGTAAACTCGAAAACTTAGCCAACTCTGATGATACAAGATTATTGGATAACGAACAAAATTTTATCCGTAAAAAAATTAGTGAAGTAAAAGCTAAGATTAATCAGTTAGAAAATAATTTACAGTTTTTCTCTAATGTAAAAGAAGATAATCCATTAGTAAAAGAGGTACATAAAAATATTGACAACCATAAAAAGCAACTAGACACTTGGAAAGCCAAATTGACTAAGGTTCGTGGGATGTATTCATAAAATAAATCATTTTAAAAATCATGGATAAAAAGTTATTGGGTAACTTTATTATTGCATTTCCAACGGCAGCCTATGTAACTTTTAATATTGTGATGAATAATTACAGTGGTGGATTTGATTGGATTAAGTTTATAATAACAATGCTGATAGTTATGACTAGTTACGCCATTGGCAATCGTATTAAAAATAAAGGAGAAGCTGAATAATATACAAATCAAAACCCACTTGTGCTTTACAAGTGGGTTTTGCCCTAACTAAACTAAATTAACCTTAATTACAACCGCTTAAAATAATAATTAAGATATCCTACTAAGATTATAAAAACGTTTTTGTTTCCATATATATTATCTACGTAGGAAAATTACTTTTGGATGTCTATTATATAATTTTTTGAAAGTTTTAACATTCTAGTATTATTATCATTCCTGCGAAGGCAGTAATCTATAATAACAAAATGATTTTAGTGGATTCCTGCCTTCGCAGGAATAACAGAATTGCTATAGCGATTTAGCCTCTTTCCAAAAAATATCCATTTCAGAAAGTGTCATGTCTTTCAAAGATTTGTTCAAATCTTTGGCTTTATGCTCTAAGTATTGAAAACGTTTAATAAATTTTTTATTAGTACGTTCAAGCGCATTTTCAGGATTTAATTTTAAGAATCGTGCGTAATTAATCATTGAGAATAAAACATCGCCAAATTCACTTTCAATAGCATCTTGGTTCCCATTTGCTATCTCAACTTTTAGTTCAGCTAGCTCCTCCTCTACTTTTTCAAAAACTTGTTCTGGCTCTTCCCAATCAAATCCAACGCCAGATACTTTATCTTGTATACGATTGGCTTTTACCATAGCTGGTAAACTTTTTGGAACACCTTCGAGAACACTTTTCTTACCTTCTTTAAGTTTTAACTGCTCCCAATTACGCTTAACATCTTCTTCGTTTTCTACTTTAACATCGCCATAGATATGTGGATGACGATCAACTAATTTATCACTAATACTATTACAAACATCTGCAATATCAAAGTCATTAGTTTCACTTCCAATTTTAGAATAAAAAACAATATGCAATAATACGTCTCCTAATTCCTTTTTAACCTCATCTAAATCATTGTCTAGAATAGCATCACCTAATTCGTAAACTTCTTCAATAGTTAAATGGCGTAAAGACTCTAGTGTCTGCTTTTTATCCCATGGACATTGCTCTCGCAATTCATCCATAATAATTAACAAACGCTCAAAGGCTTTTAATTGGGCCGCTTTATTAGACATATTTATTCTTCTTCTTCAGAAGAAACAGTTTCTTCTTCTGTTTCTAGTGCACCTAAAAGGTTATTTTTTTGAAGTAAATTATACCATTGCACTACTTTTTTAATATCAGAAGGATATACACGATCTTCATCGTAATCTGGCAATACTTCGAAGAAAAACTCTTCTAAAATATCTTTTCCGTCTTTATGACTTATTGATGTTGGATTGCCATTTTCTTTTTCTTTAATCTTTTTTAGCACCTCTCTTAATGGTACTTCTTCAGTCAACGTATAAATAGCTATTTCACTTAAAATACTAATGTTACTATGTGCTCCAACTGTAATTCTTTTTTTGTCAATTAAAGATTCTACTACTGCACCAGTTCTTGTTTGGGTTACGATTTGGTATAATCCCGGTTTTCCTGAAACGGATAAAATTTTATCTAAACTCATTTATATTGTATTAGCGTTTCCTGCTCATTGCCGGAAAACGCATTCTGTAATCTATTTTTATCTTACCTTTTGAAATATTAGTAAGCTTTCCTTTTATTAAACGCTTTTTGAATGACGATAGTTTGTCTGTAAATAAAATGCCTTCAATATGATCATATTCATGCTGAATCACGCGAGCGATTAATCCATCGTATTCTTCTACATGTGTATTAAAATTTTCATCGTGATATTGAATTTTAATCTTTGGTTGTCTAAATACGTCTTCCCTTACATCTGGAATGCTTAAACAGCCTTCATTAAAAGCCCATTCATCACCTTTCTCTTCTAAAATCTGAGCATTAATAAACGTTTTTTTGAAATTCTTAAGCTGTTCTTGCTCGTCTTCAGAAAAACTTTCATCCTCTGCAAAAGGCTCAGTATCTACTAAAAACAAACGTATTGGTAATCCAATTTGTGGAGCTGCTAAACCAACACCATATGCGCCATACATAGTTTCGTACATATTTTCGATAAGCGTACTTAGCTTTGGATAATCTTTATCAATATCCTTGGCCTTTTTCTTTAAAACAGTATCGCCATATGCAACGATTGGTAAAATCATAGTTTGTTATTTTCGAGTGCAAAAGTACAATTCTTATTTAAAAATTTGAAGCCAAATAACTTTGTAAAATAAGTGTTGCACTAATTTCGTCAATTAAAGCTTTGTTTTGACGTTGCTTTTTCTTCAAACCACTATCTATCATAGTCTGAAATGCCATTTTAGATGTAAAACGCTCATCAATACGTACTACAGGAATATCTGGTATAGACTTAGTTAACTGATCTAAAAATTTCTGAATATACACCTCACTATCCGAAGCTGTATTATCCATTTGTTTGGGTAAGCCTACGACAAATCGTTCTACATTTTCTGTAGCAATATATTTTTTTAGAAACGTAATAAGCTCTTTGGTTTCAACAGTGGTAAGACCAGATGCTATAATCTGCATCTCATCAGTAACTGCAATACCTGTTCGCTTTGTTCCGTAGTCTATGGCTAAAATTCTTCCCATTGCACAAAGATAATGTAATAAAAAACGCCTCTTTACAAAAAGAAGCGTTTTTAAATAATTAGCTATCAATTAAGTTATGATTTTTTACCCTCTATAAATAAATCATCGTTAATTACTTATAAGACACAATACTTTTAGATTGGTCACAAATTATTTTTACAGTTTTATAAAAAAAAGAAAACTCCTCAATCTTAAGGGGAGAGGAGTTTTCGAAATCAGCTATTAATTAAATTCTCAGATAAAGTTATTTAGAAATAAATTATCATCATTTAATTATTAGTAAGACACTGCTTTTTTGAATAGGTCACAATTTTCCACAAATATTTTTTGAAAGGTTGTAATGCCCTTATCTTTACGGCTTAATTTTACAGTTAAATATGACACAATTACAATCTATTATAGAGAACGCTTGGAATGACCGTTCACAACTAAAAAATGAAGAAACTATTAATGCCGTAAGAAGCGTTATTGATCTTATTGATTCTGGGAGCTTAAGAGTCGCAGAACCTATTGAAGGTGGTTGGCAAGTTAACGAATGGGTAAAAAAAGCTGTGGTTTTATACTTTCCTATTCAGAAAATGGAAACCTTTGAAGTTGGTATTTTTGAATATCACGACAAAATTCCTCTAAAACGTAATTATGCCGAAAAAGGAATTAGAGTTGTACCTCATGCAGTAGCAAGACACGGAGCCTATATTTCGCCTGGTACTATTTTAATGCCAAGTTATGTAAATATTGGAGCTTATGTAGATGAAGGTACTATGATAGATACATGGGCTACAGTTGGTAGCTGCGCACAGATTGGTAAAAATGTACATCTTTCTGGTGGAGTTGGTATTGGTGGTGTTTTAGAACCTTTACAAGCAGCTCCAGTTATTATTGAAGATGGTGCATTTATTGGTAGTCGTTGTATTGTTGTTGAAGGAGTTCGTGTTGAGAAAGAAGCTGTTTTAGGTGCTAATGTGGTTTTAACCATGAGTACAAAAATTATTGATATTACTGGTGATGAGCCTGTTGAAACAAAAGGTGTTGTTCCTGCGCGTTCTGTTGTTATTCCAGGAAGTTATACTAAAAAATTCAAAGCAGGTGAATTCCAAGTCCCTTGTGCTTTAATTATAGGAAAACGTAAAGAAAGTACAGATAAAAAAACCTCTCTTAATGATGCTTTACGTGAGTATGATGTAGCGGTTTAATATACTGTTACAAGAAATCTTAAAAACTTTAAATTCTAAATTCCAATATGAATCGCATTCTATTGGAATTTGGTGTTTTTTATTTGTAATTTGAATTTTCAATATGAAAGTATTAATCATTCAACAAAAAATGATAGGTGATGTTTTAGCAACAAGCATTTTGTTTGAAGCTATAAAACACAAGTATCCTGATGCTGAATTACATTATGTACTCAATTCACATACCTATCCTGTTGTTGAAGGTAACCCTTTTATAGATCAGTTTCATTTTTTTACACCTGAATACGAGAATAGTAAACGAAAATTATGGCATTTTGTTAATCAATTGCGAAAGGAAAATTATGATGTAGTTATAGATGTGTATTCACAAATCTCTAGTCATCTTATTTCATTAAGATCTAAAGCCAAAACTAAAATATCTATTGATAAAGGTCACAATGCATTAATTTTTAATCACAGATTTGAGCACAAAATAAAACCAGATACAACTGCAGGATTAGCAATTGAAAATAGAATGCAATTATTACAACCCTTAGATATTGATCCTTCTATAATTGTAAGACCTAAAATTTATTTGACTAATTCTGAAAAAACGAATGCTAAACAGTTTTTAGAAGTTAATGGTATTAATTTAAGTAAACCATTATTTATGATTGGTGTTTTAGGTAGTGGAAATAATAAAACGTATCCTTTTGATTACATGGCTAAAGTGATTGAGAGTGTAGTTTCTAAGCAACCTGAAAGTCAAATCTTATTCAACTATATTCCTAAACAAGAAACCAAAGCAAAAGCAATTTTAGAGTTATGCGCTTCAGAAACAAAAAAGCAAATTTACTTTGAGGTTTTTGGAAAAAGTTTGAGAGATTTTTTAGCGATAACATCACACTGCACTGCTTTAATTGGTAATGAAGGTGGAGCTATAAATATGGCAAAAGCTTTAAGTATTCCAACCTTTACTATTTTCTCTCCTTGGATTAAAAAAGAAGCTTGGAATATGTTTGATGATGGAGTAAAACATGTTTCAGTGCATCTTAGAGATTATGATGACACTAAATATGCAAATATTAAACATCCTAAGGAATTAAAATCTAAAGCTTCAGAATTGTATCAACAATTTAAACCTATCTATTTCAAAGAAGAATTGACTAGATTTTTAAAACAATTTAGCTAGTTTTTTTAATTCCATGCTCAGTCCACTTTAAATTTTCTTTCTTTACCTTGGCTCTAATAGCCAAATTACGGTCTAAAGATTCTTGTGTTTTATAGCCTCTAGCATGATCTAAATGCAAACAAATAGCCTTATATCTAATCTGCTTTGTTTTAATATCATTATTAATTAGACGTTCACCCAACTCTCTATCTGGACCACCATATTGCATACGCTCGTCATAACCATTAATTGCAATTAAATCTGCTTTCCAAGCTGAAGAATTGCAATTATTAAAAGTAGCACCTGTAGGAGTAAGTACATCCAAAAACTTTGCTAAACCATCTTTAACTGATAATTTTAAAGTGTTTTTACTACCTAACTCACCTTTAGACTTTAACCATTTTACATCGAAGCAATTGTGTGTTTTAATATCACCTTCTGAAATAGTTTCACTCAAATCCATATTCAATTTACAATAACCGCCAGATAAGAAATAGCCTTCTTCTGCATGTTTGGCATGAGTTTCCACAAAATCTTTACGAGGAATACAATCACCATCTGTAAATAAGATGTATTCATTTTTTGCCATGACTATAGCTTCATTCAAAATCTTTTGACGTCTATAGCCTTTATCTTCATGCCATGCATGTATAATATTCACAGGATAATCTGCTTTGAATCGATCAATCATTTCCTTAGTCTCACTAGTAGATCCATCATCAGCTATAATAACATCAAAATTTTTATACGTCTGAACACTATAACCATATAAAACCTTTTCTAACCAATCAATTTTATTATATGTGGCAATAATTACTGTAATATTAGGTAATGCCATGGCATATTATTTTTTAATACCAAATTTGGTATATGTTGATTTATTCTTTTTCGTTTCTAATCTTATATCCTTATTTAATGATTCTGACTTATCATTTTTGTAAGGTCTATCGTGGTGCAAATGTAAGCAAATAGTACTGTATCGGACTTGCAAAAATACAACACCATTGTTCTTCATACGTTCACCAACTTCCCTATCTTCTCCTCCATATTTCATACGTTCATCAAAACCATTTACTTCTAAGATATCCGTTTTGTAACAGGATACATTCATCCCATCAAAGGTTGCTTTTGTTGGTGTTAATGCATTTAGAAGATTGGCTTTAAATTTTGACTTGGTTAGCTTATTAAATTTAAAGCTTTTGGGTTGACCTTGTACAATTAACCAATCTTTATCAAAACAGTTTTGCTGTGAAATAATCTCTGTTGAAATTTGGTCGGAAATCGATTTTGTTAATTTAAAATAACCACCTGACAATGCACATTTTCGTTTACTCAAATACTTGTGTGTTGCGACAAAATCTTTACGTGCTATACAATCTCCATCAGTAAAAATAAGATAATGTCCATTTGATGCCAATATTGCTTTATTCAAAATCTTGGTTTTCTGAAAACCATCATCCTCGTGCCAAACATGGATTATACTTATATCAGTTTTTAAAGAGAACTCATCAACAACTTTCTTTGTTCTATCATCTGAACCATCATCTGCAATTATAATTTCAAAACCTTTTATAGTTTGAATACTGTAACTATGTAACACCAACTCCAACCATCTTGGTTGGTTATATGTACTTATAATTACTGAAGTTTGTTGATTAGATTCCATAAGCGCAAAAATACTATTTTTACAGCAGTGAATTTATGTGTATGCTAAAACTATCTGGAGTCATTATTACATTTAACGAAGAACGAAACATTGAGAAATGTTTACAATCTTTAGTTAATGTTGTTGATGAAATTGTAGTAGTAGATTCAAATTCAACAGACAATACCAAAAAGATATGCGAACGCTATAACGTCAACTTCATTACACAAGAATTTTTAGGGTATATAGAACAAAAAAACTTTGCTTTAGACCAAGCTAGCTATAATCATATCATATCTTTAGATGGAGACGAAGCTTTATCTGAAGAACTTCAAAAATCTATACTTACTTTAAAAACCAATTGGAATTTTGATGGTTATTATACAAATCGTTTTAATAATTTTTGTGGTCAATGGATT
Coding sequences within:
- a CDS encoding glycosyltransferase family 2 protein, whose product is MESNQQTSVIISTYNQPRWLELVLHSYSIQTIKGFEIIIADDGSDDRTKKVVDEFSLKTDISIIHVWHEDDGFQKTKILNKAILASNGHYLIFTDGDCIARKDFVATHKYLSKRKCALSGGYFKLTKSISDQISTEIISQQNCFDKDWLIVQGQPKSFKFNKLTKSKFKANLLNALTPTKATFDGMNVSCYKTDILEVNGFDERMKYGGEDREVGERMKNNGVVFLQVRYSTICLHLHHDRPYKNDKSESLNKDIRLETKKNKSTYTKFGIKK